Proteins encoded by one window of Gordonia jinghuaiqii:
- a CDS encoding ABC transporter ATP-binding protein has protein sequence MSMVASGLTRAFGRHTAVADASLELTSGRIAGLVGPNGAGKTTLLLLLAGLLAPDSGTIVIDDAPVEPADMRRLTGWMPDIFGTWESLTAHEILTTFAKLYGIRTAPARQRADELLELVHLTEFADRPAHELSRGQKQRLGFARALVHRPRILLLDEPASGMDPRSRMDLREQLRRLADDGCAILVSSHILSELDEMVDDVVLMTDGRTRLPAPAVGGVWRIRFVGQAPAQAQEARFDDEGAAARHLAELVSSGAAVSEFAPISTGIEDAYLALDPVRR, from the coding sequence ATGTCAATGGTCGCAAGCGGACTCACGCGCGCCTTCGGTCGGCACACAGCCGTCGCCGACGCGAGCCTCGAGCTCACATCCGGACGGATAGCAGGCCTCGTCGGCCCCAACGGTGCGGGCAAGACGACCCTGCTCCTGCTGCTCGCGGGGCTACTGGCCCCGGACAGCGGGACGATCGTCATCGACGACGCGCCGGTCGAACCGGCCGACATGCGTCGGCTCACCGGCTGGATGCCCGACATCTTCGGCACGTGGGAGAGCCTCACGGCGCACGAGATCCTGACGACCTTCGCCAAGCTGTACGGCATCCGCACCGCACCGGCCCGGCAGCGCGCCGACGAACTCCTCGAGCTCGTCCATCTGACCGAGTTCGCGGATCGGCCCGCGCACGAGCTGTCGCGAGGCCAGAAGCAGCGCCTCGGGTTCGCACGCGCGCTGGTGCACCGTCCCCGCATCCTGCTGCTCGACGAGCCTGCCTCCGGGATGGACCCGCGGTCGAGAATGGACCTGCGCGAACAGCTCCGACGACTCGCCGACGACGGGTGCGCCATCCTGGTCTCGTCACACATCCTGTCCGAACTCGACGAGATGGTCGACGACGTCGTCCTCATGACCGACGGCCGCACACGGCTGCCGGCCCCCGCCGTCGGAGGCGTCTGGCGCATCCGGTTCGTCGGGCAGGCCCCGGCGCAGGCTCAGGAAGCCCGCTTCGACGACGAGGGCGCCGCCGCAAGACATCTGGCCGAGCTGGTGTCCTCCGGGGCCGCCGTCAGCGAATTCGCGCCGATCTCCACCGGCATCGAGGATGCCTACCTCGCACTCGACCCGGTGCGCCGATGA
- a CDS encoding ABC transporter permease, translated as MTARHETASRRTTGSAWWRMVGVIVELELRQRLRTTRWKATLGAAFAVTSLAVFGSLYLAVGAFGGTYDGWSSNLYVLLLGFLLLLGIIVAPTLAATTVNGDRKDATLAVVQDTAITNWQLALGKLIGAWVAGMALVAVTAPYLIWGLVEAPEAPEAIGRGLLGLVVLAIVFACYSGIGLGFSAVTARPAGSAVLTQSAVFFLILGLPVLFGLLFPTVAQTHSVIRTETTVTDAQATTPTWQCHEVRKDQEFHHHERIWWLLAPNPFFIVADAVSTPPENPRRYSDSVAEEISRTLSAVRAGPYIGPRSCAGISAFGSDQSDPNSHRAREAAHETSTMGASWYIGLAIYLVLGGLGYVVAARRLRIPAGKLPRGVRIA; from the coding sequence ATGACCGCCCGACACGAGACGGCATCTCGTCGCACGACAGGTTCCGCGTGGTGGCGGATGGTCGGGGTCATCGTCGAACTGGAACTGCGACAACGGCTACGAACCACCCGGTGGAAGGCCACCCTCGGTGCGGCATTCGCCGTCACCTCGCTCGCGGTCTTCGGGTCGTTGTATCTCGCAGTGGGGGCCTTCGGCGGAACCTACGACGGCTGGTCGTCGAATCTCTATGTGCTCCTGCTCGGATTCCTGCTGCTGCTCGGCATCATCGTGGCGCCGACCCTGGCCGCGACCACCGTCAACGGCGACCGCAAGGATGCGACCCTGGCAGTCGTCCAGGACACCGCGATCACCAATTGGCAACTCGCGCTGGGAAAGCTCATCGGTGCCTGGGTGGCCGGAATGGCCCTGGTCGCGGTCACCGCGCCCTATCTGATCTGGGGCCTGGTCGAGGCACCCGAGGCACCCGAGGCGATCGGCCGCGGCCTGCTCGGGCTCGTGGTGCTGGCGATCGTGTTCGCCTGCTACTCGGGGATCGGACTCGGATTCTCGGCCGTGACGGCACGCCCGGCCGGATCCGCGGTACTCACCCAGTCGGCTGTGTTCTTCCTGATCCTCGGGCTGCCCGTGTTGTTCGGACTCCTCTTTCCCACGGTGGCGCAAACCCATTCGGTGATCCGCACCGAGACAACGGTCACCGACGCTCAGGCAACTACGCCCACCTGGCAGTGTCACGAGGTCCGCAAGGACCAGGAGTTCCACCACCACGAACGGATCTGGTGGCTCCTGGCCCCCAATCCGTTCTTCATCGTCGCCGATGCGGTGTCCACCCCGCCCGAGAATCCCCGGAGATACTCGGACAGTGTGGCCGAGGAGATCTCGAGAACGTTGTCAGCGGTTCGCGCCGGGCCCTACATCGGCCCGAGAAGCTGCGCGGGCATCTCGGCGTTCGGCTCCGACCAGTCCGATCCGAACAGTCACCGCGCCCGAGAAGCAGCCCACGAGACCTCGACGATGGGCGCGTCGTGGTACATCGGTCTCGCGATCTACCTGGTTCTCGGCGGCCTGGGTTACGTTGTCGCAGCGCGGCGTCTGCGGATACCCGCGGGCAAGCTGCCGCGCGGGGTGCGCATCGCGTGA
- a CDS encoding class I SAM-dependent methyltransferase, with translation MSAADALGFQPGYDALAELYAETFPAPFSNPLQRHAIGAFIEHVDDSTTAGAVLDVGCGPGHVTAELTAAGLDTIGVDPSTEMVRIARSAHPGLRFVLDDARLTAPELADTHVAAIVARFSLIHVPPDSVPEVLTDWAARMPRGGVVMVAGQSTDVDEIVEFDHVVTPGWRWHPDRMSAALATAGFDEEWRTVKCADDAHRFPEFHLLAVRL, from the coding sequence GTGAGCGCAGCCGATGCGCTGGGGTTTCAGCCCGGCTACGACGCCCTCGCCGAGCTCTATGCCGAGACCTTCCCGGCGCCGTTCTCGAATCCGTTGCAACGCCATGCCATCGGAGCGTTCATCGAGCACGTCGACGACAGCACGACGGCCGGGGCGGTTCTGGACGTGGGTTGCGGCCCCGGACACGTGACAGCAGAACTCACGGCCGCCGGACTCGATACGATCGGCGTCGACCCGAGCACGGAGATGGTCCGGATCGCACGGTCAGCTCACCCCGGTCTCCGCTTCGTCCTCGACGACGCCCGGTTGACCGCACCGGAGCTGGCCGACACCCATGTCGCCGCAATAGTGGCCCGCTTCAGCCTCATTCACGTGCCGCCGGATTCGGTACCCGAGGTGTTGACGGATTGGGCTGCCCGTATGCCCCGGGGCGGCGTCGTCATGGTGGCAGGCCAGTCCACCGATGTGGACGAGATCGTCGAGTTCGATCACGTTGTCACGCCCGGTTGGCGCTGGCACCCGGATCGCATGTCCGCGGCCTTGGCGACGGCAGGCTTCGACGAGGAGTGGCGCACTGTGAAATGCGCTGACGACGCCCACCGCTTCCCGGAGTTCCACCTCCTCGCAGTACGCCTATAA
- a CDS encoding HNH endonuclease signature motif containing protein: protein MQSETGDTNPEGNAPEGEYVLPAPVADAQLSATELIDVATHCASITSAAAYRLLTAASLLHQDREEEYLLRRSETHTGEAESAEALHRQSADVAAGIDPYAEFGPNGFDQATAELGAALTITAAEARELIRTGDALRYRLLFTGNTLALGRIDQRRFLIALKRTDFVDEATMVKVDAHLAEAILARPPMSTTRFTALVDSIVQKHAPDAVRRRRERAADDRKVTLGPDRFQPGQSRITGSLPAADAAALDAQLTAMAKGVHATDARTMPQRRADSLVALASGTRTLPCHCPECAPEPEATDLDADVQAETPAPQAPEPQAPAPQAPEAAVVEEPTRTEEPAVTAESLPCDHSGPRPTFHIVVNLSTLLGLDDDPGVLDGHGLIDADSMRRLLADARRSFIGGGTTLAHHTDAADTGVADRYAPSRKLQALARSGELCCTFPGCNQPVWTTDLDHTFPFDHADPRRGGETTDRNLKPLCRFHHRIKTFGMWRDYQDEYMAAWFQSPTGHTFLGNAFNGRDLFGYLVPQKPPDHPARSHLATMRTGMVETDRRKVDRWNKAHPPPF from the coding sequence ATGCAGTCGGAGACCGGTGACACCAACCCCGAGGGCAACGCGCCCGAAGGTGAGTATGTGCTGCCCGCGCCGGTCGCCGACGCCCAGCTCTCCGCGACCGAACTGATCGACGTCGCAACCCATTGCGCGTCGATCACGTCGGCGGCAGCGTATCGGTTGCTCACCGCAGCCAGCCTGCTCCACCAGGACCGCGAGGAGGAGTATCTCCTACGCCGCAGCGAAACCCACACCGGCGAAGCGGAATCGGCCGAGGCCCTCCATCGTCAGAGTGCCGACGTCGCCGCGGGGATCGACCCGTACGCAGAGTTCGGACCGAACGGATTCGACCAGGCAACCGCCGAACTCGGTGCGGCCCTCACCATCACCGCCGCCGAGGCCCGCGAGCTCATCCGTACCGGCGATGCACTGCGATACCGCCTCCTGTTCACGGGCAACACGCTCGCCCTCGGACGCATCGACCAGCGACGCTTTCTGATCGCACTCAAACGCACCGACTTCGTCGACGAGGCCACCATGGTGAAGGTCGACGCCCATCTCGCCGAAGCCATTCTCGCGCGGCCGCCGATGTCGACGACGCGGTTCACCGCGCTCGTCGACAGCATCGTTCAGAAGCACGCACCCGATGCGGTCCGCCGCCGACGCGAACGCGCCGCGGACGACCGTAAGGTCACCCTCGGGCCGGACCGCTTCCAGCCCGGCCAGTCGCGCATCACCGGCAGCCTGCCCGCCGCCGACGCCGCCGCTCTCGACGCGCAGCTGACCGCGATGGCCAAGGGAGTCCACGCCACCGATGCCCGCACCATGCCTCAGCGTCGCGCCGATTCGTTGGTCGCACTGGCGTCCGGCACGCGAACCCTGCCCTGCCATTGCCCGGAATGCGCGCCGGAACCAGAAGCAACCGACCTCGACGCCGACGTGCAGGCCGAAACCCCCGCACCACAAGCACCCGAACCACAAGCACCCGCACCACAAGCACCCGAAGCGGCGGTTGTCGAGGAACCCACCCGCACCGAAGAGCCGGCCGTCACCGCCGAATCACTCCCCTGCGACCACAGCGGACCCCGGCCGACGTTCCACATCGTCGTGAACCTGTCGACGCTGCTCGGCCTCGACGACGATCCCGGCGTGCTCGACGGCCACGGCCTCATCGACGCGGACTCCATGCGTCGCCTTCTTGCCGATGCTCGACGCTCTTTCATCGGCGGCGGCACGACGCTCGCCCACCACACCGACGCCGCCGACACCGGGGTCGCCGATCGTTACGCGCCGAGCAGGAAACTGCAGGCTCTGGCACGCTCGGGTGAACTCTGCTGCACGTTCCCCGGCTGCAACCAGCCGGTGTGGACCACCGACCTCGACCACACATTCCCGTTCGACCACGCCGATCCTCGCCGGGGCGGCGAGACCACCGACCGAAACCTCAAGCCGCTGTGCCGTTTTCACCATCGAATCAAGACGTTCGGGATGTGGCGGGACTATCAGGACGAATACATGGCGGCATGGTTTCAGTCCCCGACCGGGCACACCTTCCTCGGCAATGCCTTCAACGGGCGTGACCTGTTCGGATACCTCGTGCCTCAGAAGCCTCCGGATCACCCCGCGAGAAGCCATCTCGCAACCATGCGAACCGGCATGGTCGAGACCGATCGACGCAAGGTCGACCGGTGGAACAAGGCACATCCGCCACCCTTCTGA
- a CDS encoding metal ABC transporter substrate-binding protein translates to MPKPRISRRLAFIASLTVVVSMVMAGCTLSSRLPDEKVVLTTFTVLADIASEVAGDRLQVESITKPGAEIHGYEPTPGDIRRAATASLVIDNGLNLESWFGQFVEGLDVPHVVVSDGVTPIDIASDAYAGKPNPHAWMSPLNVQIYVDNMVRAFSDLDPDGATVFEANGLAYKKQLQQVQTDLTTALDQLPPNERALVTCEGAFSYLARDAGLTERYIWPVNAEQQATPQQVASVIDFVRANNVPAVFCESTVSDAPMKQVVNATDARFGGTLYVDSLSEADGPVPTYLDLIRHDVDTIVSGLNGSNS, encoded by the coding sequence ATGCCCAAGCCTCGCATCTCTCGCCGGCTCGCGTTCATCGCGTCGTTGACCGTGGTTGTCAGCATGGTCATGGCGGGTTGCACGCTGTCCAGCCGGCTACCCGACGAGAAGGTGGTCCTCACGACCTTCACCGTGCTGGCCGACATCGCATCCGAGGTGGCCGGGGACCGGCTGCAGGTGGAGTCGATCACCAAGCCCGGCGCGGAGATCCACGGATACGAGCCCACCCCCGGTGACATCCGGCGTGCCGCGACCGCGTCACTCGTCATCGACAACGGCCTGAATCTCGAGTCGTGGTTCGGCCAGTTCGTGGAAGGTCTCGACGTTCCGCACGTCGTCGTGAGCGACGGCGTCACGCCCATCGACATCGCGTCGGACGCCTATGCGGGCAAACCGAATCCACATGCGTGGATGAGCCCGCTCAACGTGCAGATCTACGTCGACAACATGGTGCGGGCCTTCAGCGATCTCGATCCCGACGGCGCCACCGTGTTCGAGGCCAACGGTCTCGCATACAAGAAGCAGCTCCAGCAGGTCCAGACCGACCTGACCACCGCCCTCGACCAGTTGCCGCCCAACGAGCGCGCTCTCGTCACCTGCGAAGGCGCGTTCTCCTATCTCGCGCGCGACGCCGGACTCACCGAGCGCTACATCTGGCCGGTCAACGCCGAACAGCAGGCGACGCCGCAGCAGGTCGCGTCGGTCATCGACTTCGTGCGCGCCAACAACGTCCCGGCCGTCTTCTGTGAATCAACGGTCTCCGACGCGCCGATGAAGCAGGTCGTCAATGCGACCGACGCCCGTTTCGGTGGGACCCTCTACGTCGACTCACTCTCGGAGGCCGACGGTCCCGTGCCCACCTACCTCGACCTCATCCGCCACGACGTCGACACCATCGTGTCCGGCCTGAACGGGAGCAACTCGTGA
- a CDS encoding metal ABC transporter ATP-binding protein: MTEPGSTAHAIEVEDVTVRYGHILALDHATVRIPTGQVCALVGMNGSGKSTLFKTIVGSVTPTTGSVRLGGRTPAAARRAGSVGYVPQSEDIDWTFPISVRDVVMTGRYGHLGFTRRARRADHDAVDEALARVELTDYADRQIGQLSGGQRKRAFVARGIAQEASILLLDEPFAGVDKRTEGTITALLRELADAGTTILVSTHDLQVLPKLADEAILLMRRVIAQGDPTDVITTDNLVRAFGLDPLDRSDLRAQEEAS; encoded by the coding sequence GTGACAGAACCCGGGAGTACCGCCCACGCAATCGAGGTGGAGGACGTCACGGTCCGCTACGGCCACATCCTCGCGCTGGACCACGCCACGGTGCGGATCCCGACCGGCCAGGTGTGTGCGCTCGTCGGCATGAACGGTTCGGGCAAGTCGACTCTGTTCAAGACGATCGTCGGCTCGGTGACCCCGACCACCGGCTCGGTTCGCCTCGGCGGGCGGACCCCCGCCGCGGCGCGGCGTGCCGGCAGCGTCGGATACGTCCCACAGTCCGAGGACATCGACTGGACGTTCCCGATCTCGGTACGCGATGTGGTGATGACCGGCCGATACGGCCACCTCGGGTTCACCCGACGCGCCAGACGCGCCGACCACGACGCCGTCGACGAGGCCCTCGCCCGCGTGGAACTCACCGACTACGCCGACCGCCAGATCGGCCAACTCTCCGGTGGCCAACGCAAGCGCGCCTTCGTGGCCCGCGGCATCGCACAGGAAGCGTCGATCCTGCTGCTCGACGAGCCGTTCGCGGGCGTCGACAAGAGGACCGAGGGCACGATCACCGCACTGCTGCGCGAACTGGCGGATGCCGGGACGACGATCCTGGTGTCGACGCACGATCTGCAGGTTCTGCCCAAGCTGGCCGACGAGGCGATCCTGTTGATGCGCCGGGTGATCGCCCAGGGTGATCCGACCGACGTGATCACCACCGACAACCTAGTGCGTGCCTTCGGTCTCGACCCACTGGACCGTTCCGACCTGCGCGCGCAGGAGGAGGCGTCCTGA
- a CDS encoding metal ABC transporter permease: protein MNIVDILLDPFAYAFMTRALWATLIASVVCALLSCWLVLIGWSLMGDAVSHAVLPGVVLAYIVGAPFAVGAVIFGFLAVAMIGAVRDGGRIKEDAAIGIVFTTLFALGLVLISVTPSQTDLNHIIFGNLLGVSTSDLVQIAILGAIVAILLLLKRRDFTLYAFDPTHSFAIGMSPRLLGAALLALLALTAVTALQVVGIVLVVAMLIIPGATAQLLTDRFSRMLLIAPAVSAACGVIGLYVSYYQDTSPGGMVVLVQGIVFLLVYLFSPTHGVITKRRRHRESAAADAVAG from the coding sequence ATGAACATCGTCGACATCCTCCTGGATCCCTTCGCGTACGCGTTCATGACGCGCGCCCTGTGGGCGACACTGATCGCATCGGTGGTCTGTGCGCTCCTGTCGTGCTGGCTCGTCCTGATCGGCTGGTCACTCATGGGCGACGCTGTCTCGCACGCAGTGCTGCCCGGAGTGGTGCTCGCGTACATCGTCGGCGCCCCGTTCGCCGTGGGCGCGGTCATCTTCGGGTTCCTCGCCGTCGCCATGATCGGCGCTGTCCGTGACGGCGGCCGCATCAAGGAGGACGCCGCGATCGGGATCGTGTTCACGACACTGTTCGCGCTCGGCCTGGTGCTGATCTCGGTCACGCCGAGCCAGACCGACCTCAACCACATCATCTTCGGCAACCTGCTCGGGGTCTCGACGTCGGATCTGGTGCAGATCGCCATCCTCGGGGCGATCGTCGCAATCCTGTTGCTGCTCAAGCGACGCGACTTCACCCTGTACGCCTTCGACCCGACGCACTCCTTCGCCATCGGGATGAGCCCGCGGCTGCTGGGCGCTGCGTTGCTGGCACTGCTCGCGCTGACCGCGGTCACCGCGCTGCAGGTGGTCGGCATCGTGCTGGTCGTCGCGATGCTCATCATCCCCGGGGCGACCGCCCAGCTGCTGACCGACCGTTTCAGTCGGATGCTGCTCATCGCACCCGCTGTGTCGGCGGCTTGTGGCGTGATCGGCCTCTATGTCTCCTACTACCAGGACACCTCCCCCGGCGGGATGGTCGTCCTCGTGCAGGGCATCGTGTTCCTGCTCGTCTACCTGTTCAGCCCCACCCACGGGGTCATCACCAAACGCCGCAGGCATCGGGAGAGTGCCGCCGCCGACGCGGTCGCCGGCTGA
- a CDS encoding TetR/AcrR family transcriptional regulator — MAADSGERIVRSTLELLRTRGPASVTIEAVAAHSGVARTTIYRRYKNRDEMLTAALRDVGTPTAPAGDLSGEDRLRWVVRQAAAMVVDGIGFGGMAALITDADPAFTELFRKVLVEHRARLSAVLTEGAESGTLAAGVDPETLIDAIAGVLVAERARTGAVADDWEGRVVAMFAPIALVTRSSPEPE, encoded by the coding sequence TTGGCCGCGGACAGTGGTGAGAGGATCGTGCGGTCCACGCTTGAGCTGTTGCGGACCCGAGGGCCCGCCAGCGTCACGATCGAGGCCGTTGCCGCACACTCCGGCGTCGCGCGGACCACGATCTATCGGCGATACAAGAACCGGGACGAGATGCTCACCGCGGCTCTGCGCGACGTCGGGACTCCAACCGCGCCGGCGGGCGACCTGTCCGGGGAGGACCGGCTCCGGTGGGTCGTACGACAGGCTGCGGCCATGGTCGTCGACGGCATCGGCTTCGGCGGCATGGCCGCACTGATCACCGACGCGGACCCGGCGTTCACCGAACTGTTCCGGAAGGTCCTGGTCGAGCACCGAGCGCGTCTGTCCGCAGTCCTGACCGAGGGCGCGGAGAGCGGGACTCTCGCGGCCGGCGTCGACCCAGAGACGCTGATCGACGCGATCGCCGGCGTGCTGGTGGCAGAGCGGGCGCGTACCGGCGCGGTCGCCGACGACTGGGAGGGCCGGGTCGTCGCGATGTTCGCGCCGATCGCGCTGGTGACCCGCTCCTCGCCGGAACCGGAATGA
- the smpB gene encoding SsrA-binding protein SmpB, which translates to MPKEKGRNVIATNRKARHNYAILDVYEAGIALVGTEVKSLRAGKASLVDAFATIDDGEVWLHALHIAEYGNGSWTNHAVRRKRKLLLHRREIDNLVGRIRDGNLTLVPLSMYFNDGKVKVELALARGKQAHDKRQDIAKRTAQREVEREVGRRVKGM; encoded by the coding sequence GTGCCGAAGGAAAAGGGTCGCAACGTGATTGCGACGAACCGTAAGGCGCGGCACAACTACGCCATCCTCGATGTCTACGAGGCGGGTATCGCGCTGGTCGGGACCGAGGTCAAGAGCCTGCGGGCCGGTAAGGCGTCGCTGGTCGACGCCTTCGCCACCATCGACGACGGTGAGGTGTGGTTGCACGCCCTCCACATCGCCGAGTACGGCAACGGTTCCTGGACCAACCATGCGGTGCGACGTAAGCGCAAGCTGCTCCTGCACCGGCGCGAGATCGACAACCTCGTGGGCAGGATCCGCGACGGCAACCTGACGCTGGTGCCGCTGTCGATGTACTTCAACGACGGCAAGGTGAAGGTCGAGCTGGCGCTGGCCCGCGGCAAGCAGGCGCACGACAAGCGTCAGGACATCGCCAAGCGCACGGCGCAGCGCGAGGTCGAGCGTGAGGTCGGCCGTCGCGTCAAGGGCATGTGA
- the ftsX gene encoding permease-like cell division protein FtsX yields the protein MRANFIISEVLNGLRRNATMTIAMIITTAITLGMFGGGLLVIQMADKSQQIFLDRVEMEFYLNPEVTERDPQCEADPCAQLRRGLENEPGVTSVTYLDKDEAYKRAKEIFANNPDLAENIVEGTLPASLRVRVSDPDQFDAVLTKYAARKDLGVDAFKDDRKLVQRIFSVLDGVRNATFAIASVLAIAAILLIINTVQVAAFTRRTEVSIMRLVGATRWYTQLPFLLEAVVSAFIGALLAIGGLMLAKTFFFDNALRELYGVSFFARIEMADVLFVAPWLLLGGIVLAGATAYVTLRVYVRE from the coding sequence ATGCGAGCGAATTTCATCATCAGCGAGGTTCTCAACGGGCTCCGCCGCAACGCGACCATGACCATCGCGATGATCATCACCACGGCGATCACCCTGGGCATGTTCGGCGGTGGTCTGTTGGTGATCCAGATGGCGGACAAGAGTCAGCAGATCTTCCTCGACCGGGTCGAGATGGAGTTCTACCTCAACCCGGAGGTGACCGAACGGGATCCGCAGTGCGAGGCCGATCCGTGTGCGCAGCTGCGGCGCGGGCTCGAGAACGAACCGGGTGTCACCTCGGTGACCTATCTGGACAAGGACGAGGCCTACAAGCGGGCCAAGGAGATCTTCGCCAACAACCCGGACCTCGCGGAGAACATCGTCGAGGGCACGCTCCCGGCGTCGTTGCGTGTGCGGGTGTCCGACCCCGACCAGTTCGACGCCGTGCTCACCAAGTACGCGGCCCGAAAAGACCTGGGCGTGGACGCTTTCAAGGACGACCGGAAGCTGGTGCAGCGCATCTTCAGCGTCCTCGACGGGGTCCGCAACGCGACGTTCGCGATCGCGTCGGTGCTCGCGATCGCGGCGATCCTGTTGATCATCAACACGGTTCAGGTGGCGGCGTTCACCAGGCGTACCGAGGTGTCGATCATGCGCCTGGTGGGCGCGACGCGGTGGTACACGCAGTTGCCGTTCCTGCTCGAGGCGGTGGTGTCGGCGTTCATCGGTGCGCTGCTCGCCATCGGCGGTCTGATGCTGGCGAAAACGTTCTTCTTCGACAACGCATTACGCGAGTTGTACGGCGTCAGTTTCTTCGCCCGGATCGAGATGGCCGACGTGCTGTTCGTCGCACCGTGGTTGCTGCTGGGCGGAATAGTGTTGGCCGGTGCGACGGCATATGTCACGCTTCGTGTCTATGTCCGTGAGTGA
- the ftsE gene encoding cell division ATP-binding protein FtsE, with product MIKLENVTMQYKASSRPALRDLSLEVDKGEFAFLIGPSGSGKSTFFRLLLKEDRPTSGDVYLGEFHVNRMRAREVPKLRQSIGCVFQDFRLLQKKTVAENVAFALEVIGRPRSTIKRVVPEVLEYVGLEGKHDRMPNELSGGEMQRVAIARAIVNRPLVLLADEPTGNLDPETSEEIVDVLDRVNRRGTTVVMATHDRHIVDAMRRRVLEFDNGQLVRNDPQGVYGIG from the coding sequence GTGATCAAGCTGGAGAACGTCACGATGCAGTACAAGGCGTCGTCTCGACCCGCTCTGAGGGACCTGAGCCTCGAGGTCGACAAGGGGGAGTTCGCATTCCTCATCGGCCCGTCCGGATCGGGCAAGTCGACGTTCTTCCGTCTCTTGCTCAAGGAGGACCGGCCCACCAGCGGCGACGTGTATCTCGGGGAGTTCCACGTCAACCGGATGCGGGCGCGCGAGGTGCCCAAGCTGCGCCAGTCCATCGGCTGTGTGTTCCAGGACTTCCGTCTGCTGCAGAAGAAGACGGTCGCCGAGAACGTCGCCTTCGCGCTCGAGGTGATCGGCCGCCCGCGGTCGACCATCAAGCGCGTCGTCCCGGAGGTCCTGGAGTACGTCGGACTGGAGGGTAAGCACGACCGCATGCCCAATGAGCTCTCCGGCGGCGAGATGCAGCGCGTCGCGATCGCCCGCGCCATCGTCAACCGGCCGCTGGTGCTGCTCGCCGACGAACCGACCGGAAACCTCGACCCCGAGACCAGCGAGGAGATCGTCGACGTCCTCGATCGTGTCAACCGCCGGGGCACCACGGTGGTGATGGCCACCCACGACCGCCACATCGTCGACGCCATGCGCCGGCGGGTTCTCGAGTTCGACAACGGGCAGCTCGTACGCAACGACCCGCAGGGTGTGTACGGGATCGGCTGA
- a CDS encoding mechanosensitive ion channel family protein has product MIAPHGSLLLAAAPSPTELLLGRVYVWLATSGLEIVIWILGAVLLARLIRWGADKYASRVESQFSTSDLIVQTEDAKHRRALVDVVAWTLIVVIAIIVILHGLSVFGIPLSGLTGPTAVIGAALGFGAQRVVQDILAGFFVVAEKQYGYGDVVDLTVTGNAPAEGTVEDVTLRVTKLRTSEGEVITVPNGQIIKATNLSKDWARAVVDVPVPSAADIGLVNDTLDRVGREFYALPRWHDLLLDAPSALGVISLELDAITVRMVTRTLPGKQFEVGRALRVHIIRALAREGINVPARDIQSAGGPPATQTEPTNRDRDGGE; this is encoded by the coding sequence GTGATCGCCCCGCACGGAAGCCTGCTGCTCGCTGCCGCGCCGTCCCCGACCGAGCTCCTGCTCGGGCGGGTGTACGTCTGGCTGGCCACGAGCGGACTCGAGATCGTCATCTGGATCCTGGGGGCGGTGCTGCTCGCCCGGCTGATCCGCTGGGGCGCCGACAAATATGCCTCACGCGTGGAATCGCAGTTCTCCACCAGCGACCTGATCGTGCAGACCGAGGACGCCAAGCATCGACGGGCGCTGGTCGACGTGGTGGCGTGGACGTTGATCGTGGTGATCGCGATCATCGTCATCCTGCACGGACTCTCGGTCTTCGGGATTCCGCTGAGCGGGTTGACCGGGCCGACCGCGGTGATCGGTGCGGCGCTCGGCTTCGGCGCGCAGCGCGTCGTCCAGGACATCCTGGCCGGGTTCTTCGTCGTGGCCGAGAAACAGTACGGCTACGGCGATGTCGTGGACCTGACCGTGACCGGCAATGCGCCGGCGGAGGGGACCGTCGAGGACGTCACCCTGCGGGTCACCAAGCTGCGTACCAGTGAGGGTGAGGTGATCACGGTTCCGAATGGCCAGATCATCAAGGCCACCAACCTGTCGAAGGACTGGGCGCGCGCCGTCGTCGACGTACCGGTGCCGTCGGCCGCCGACATCGGGCTGGTCAACGACACCCTCGACCGGGTGGGCCGCGAGTTCTACGCGTTGCCCCGCTGGCACGACCTGCTCCTCGACGCGCCGTCGGCGCTGGGCGTCATCTCTCTGGAACTCGACGCGATCACCGTGCGCATGGTGACCCGCACGCTCCCGGGCAAACAGTTCGAGGTGGGGCGCGCCCTGCGCGTGCACATCATCCGGGCACTGGCGCGTGAGGGCATCAACGTCCCCGCACGCGACATCCAGTCGGCCGGGGGCCCGCCCGCCACACAGACAGAGCCGACCAATCGTGACCGGGACGGGGGCGAGTGA